The Solanum pennellii chromosome 4, SPENNV200 genomic interval GTTAGCTGATTATAACTTTAGACATAAACATACAGCTGCGGTTTGGGAATCTGCAAATAAATCGTAATGTCTATGATAGTAGACTAGATGGTGGTGACTTTGCTAGTAATAGGAGTAGGAATCAGCTAAATGATACAAAGTTTACTCCTATGCAGAGAAGCGGTTTCCCTCGAATGTGGTCGAGATCTCCTGTTAGATCCTGTACTTGGTCCCTTCCTCCGAGGAGATTGACGGAAGGATTGAATGGTCGTCAAGATATATCTCAGCAGAGTTCTGTATGTACAAGAAAGACAGAATGAGGTCTTCTTCACGAACTTCTTTTAGTGAAGAAGAAGCAGCTCCTAATAGGCGTGACCCTCCATCTTATACTGCTTGCCATCTGAATGATATGAGGGATGTGGATGGTGTACAGGAGTACGGGCATCCGAGGTTTCTTTCTAGCAGAAGAAGTCCACCTGATCAGGTATTTACTAGAACCAATAGGCAGAGAGTTGAGATTTTAGATTATCACGAGAAGGTTGATGGTGTTGGATACTTTGATGGGCCGATACACACTGGTAGATTTTCTGAGCATCACAGTAGTGAAAGAAGGAAGTATGGCGAGAGGCAAGGAGGACCTAGGGAAATGAGAAATGTCAAAGAGCAAGGAGGTGGTAATCTTAGACCTAGGCATGACGAAGAATTTGATGGCTCCAAATCGAAGAAAAGAAGATTTTGAGTTGATGGCTCTATTGTGGTGGCTTGTGTATTGTttctatttagttttttttttactcatttaaTACTCTTTTTTCTGTCTAAGAACAGAGAAAAACACACTTATTTGTTTCCTACATCTATATACTTGTGTGCTATGTAATTGTTACTTTTTTGGGgtgttttttgatgtttttttaaattttatactcTTAGATTGTCAAACtaataaaatgaatttaccaTTCTTTATTAGAATGATAAATAATCTTAGTATATAATAAGTTCGACTATATCTTCGTTGCTCACCTTATTGATATACCTCATTGTATATAGTACTGTTTGTGACAACAACACTTGTTACATGTCAACTACAAAAACTTTgtgtgcaataaataaaaatgtcaagtttgtATTAAATCAAAGTGTACTAACATTCTTATAAatttgttgaaagaaattttaaCCCTTGAGTTGATTTACAGTGACATTTATGATATGAAAccaacaccatctcgtggtgggaaaaCGTATCTCATAAACTTTATCTACAACTGCATTAGATATGATTATGACTATTTGCTGAATGGTAAAGATGAAACAATAGAAATGTCTAGGCAatgtaattttgaaaatgaaaatcagtggggaaaaagataaaaagtgaatggagagtataaatctccttttgcagaaatatgtttaaaCAAAAGTGTGGGTGTCTagtcaaagtccaagttcctattcccaaaaatatcaaaataggacctaagaccGTGGACTATAGAATTAAACTTGAGTAGTCTAGTGAAGGGTTTAAAATACCTTGGAAAGAACCAAAGGATAATTTACTGAATAAAGAAATACAGAGGTGTGGTAAATATCAAAGTACATCTACTTCATTCggatatgattttgtaacatttcctATGTCGTTTCTGGGGACATCCTTTTGGAAATTGTATCATTTTGATACGTAGATTTCACATGAGTTATTAGTTGTGAAGATATCATGTAATCTTTGAAgagaatatattaaaaaaaaattctccgtTCTCAATTTTTTACTGAAGCAAATTGTTGATTTATCTAGATTAAACATTTTCGAAGAGCTTTGATTATATTTCCTTAAAATATTGACAACACAATCTGCATTTtaatagttaattaaatatactataaaggagttatcaacaaaaaaataaatgaattacgCATAGCGCCCATATCTATTCAACTTTAGCCCTTGGATTTCATTCAATTGTTGATTCAATATAGATTTCTACACCTCTTAccataaactaaataatttacaATGACAAATTTGGTAAGTATATTTTAAGATTCTTTACAAACCCTAACTAGGATTTATGTATAAGAAGAATTATCTTACATTATACTAAAAACCAAAAGGAAATATCAAACAGAATTCAGAAAACCCaaaggaaaaatcaaaatcaaaatttagcaagtaaagtcttttctctcctttttttcactcattttttgttcattcaATACTTTTTTTACTGTTTAAGAACAAGGAAAAGGTTTTCATTTGATTcctatatatatgcatatatctGTGTGCCATTTAATTGTTCCTTTTTATTTGGGGTGTTTTTGATACCTTGTTTAAGGtgaagttttatttattattcttcaCTTTATGGATTTTTACCTGATATACGATTTGATGAGTGATAAATATTGGTTTTGTTGTTATCTGATATCGGATCTATATATGTTCAACAAGTAAACTCTTTTCTTCCGTTTTTTGTCTAGGGTTTTTCACTCATTTGTTTCTCATTCAATTCTCTTTTTGCTAATCATGAACAAAGAAAAAGGTTTCATTTGATTCCTATATGTGTGTGTGACATTtaattgttcttttttatttggggttttttgatgttttgtttCAGGTGAAGTTTTGttttttgttcttcaatttttgGATCTTTACCTAATATACGATCTGATGAGTGATAAATATTGGTTTTGTTGTTACCTGATATCGGATCTATATATGTTCAACAAGTAAactcttttctttcctttttttgtgtaggtttttttactcatttgttgCTCATTCAATACTCTTTTTGCTAATCAAGAATAGAAAAAAAGGTTCTCATATGTGTTGAACAAGAACTACCATTAGATAATCAAGAATTAATGAATGAACAATCtaatactttaatatatatatatatatatatataNNNNNNNNNNNNNNNNNNNNNNNNNNNNNNNNNNNNNNNNNNNNNNNNNNNNNNNNNNNNNNNNNNNNNNNNNNNNNNNNNNNNNNNNNNNNNNNNNNNNNNNNNNNNNNNNNNNNNNNNNNNNNNNNNNNNNNNNNNNNNNNNNNNNNNNNNNNNNNNNNNNNNNNNNNNNNNNNNNNNNNNNNNNNNNNNNNNNNNNNNNNNNNNNNNNNNNNNNNNNNNNNNNNNNNNNNNNNNNNNNNNNNNNNNNNNNNNNNNNNNNNNNNNNNNNNNNNNNNNNNNNNNNNNNNNNNNNNNNNNNNNNNNNNNNNNNNNNNNNNNNNNNNNNNNNNNNNNNNNNNNNNNNNNNNNNNNNNNNNNNNNNNNNNNNNNNNNNNNNNNNNNNNNNNNNNNNNNNNNNNNNNNNNNNNNNNNNNNNNNNNNNNNNNNNNNNNNNNNNNNNNNNNNNNNNNNNNNNNNNNNNNNNNNNNNNNNNNNNNNNNNNNNNNNNNNNNNNNNNNNNNNNNNNNNNNNNNNNNNNNNNNNNNNNNNNNNNNNNNNNNNNNNNNNNNNNNNNNNNNNNNNNNNNNNNNNNNNNNNNNNNNNNNNNNNNNNNNNNNNNNNNNNNNNNNNNNNNNNNNNNNNNNNNNNNNNNNNNNNNNNNNNNNNNNNNNNNNNNNNNNNNNNNNNNNNNNNNNNNNNNNNNNNNNNNNNNNNNNNNNNNNNNNNNNNNNNNNNNNNNNNNNNNNNNNNNNNNNNNNNNNNNNNNNNNNNNNNNNNNNNNNNNNNNNNNNNNNNNNNNNNNNNNNNNNNNNNNNNNNNNNNNNNNNNNNNNNNNNNNNNNNNNNNNNNNNNNNNNNNNNNNNNNNNNNNNNNNNNNNNNNNNNNNNNNNNNNNNNNNNNNNNNNNNNNNNNNNNNNNNNNNNNNNNNNNNNNNNNNNNNNNNNNNNNNNNNNNNNNNNNNNNNNNNNNNNNNNNNNNNNNNNNNNNNNNNNNNNNNNNNNNNNNNNNNNNNNNNNNNNNNNNNNNNNNNNNNNNNNNNNNNNNNNNNNNNNNNNNNNNNNNNNNNNNNNNNNNNNNNNNNNNNNNNNNNNNNNNNNNNNNNNNNNNNNNNNNNNNNNNNNNNNNNNNNNNNNNNNNNNNNNNNNNNNNNNNNNNNNNNNNNNNNNNNNNNNNNNNNNNNNNNNNNNNNNNNNNNNNNNNNNNNNNNNNNNNNNNNNNNNNNNNNNNNNNNNNNNNNNNNNNNNNNNNNNNNNNNNNNNNNNNNNNNNNNNNNNNNNNNNNNNNNNNNNNNNNNNNNNNNNNNNNNNNNNNNNNNNNNNNNNNNNNNNNNNNNNNNNNNNNNNNNNNNNNNNNNNNNNNNNNNNNNNNNNNNNNNNNNNNNNNNNNNNNNNNNNNNNNNNNNNNNNNNNNNNNNNNNNNNNNNNNNNNNNNNNNNNNNNNNNNNNNNNNNNNNNNNNNNNNNNNNNNNNNNNNNNNNNNNNNNNNNNNNNNNNNNNNNNNNNNNNNNNNNNNNNNNNNNNNNNNNNNNNNNNNNNNNNNNNNNNNNNNNNNNNNNNNNNNNNNNNNNNNNNNNNNNNNNNNNNNNNNNNNNNNNNNNNNNNNNNNNNNNNNNNNNNNNNNNNNNNNNNNNNNNNNNNNNNNNNNNNNNNNNNNNNNNNNNNNNNNNNNNNNNNNNNNNNNNNNNNNNNNNNNNNNNNNNNNNNNNNNNNNNNNNNNNNNNNNNNNNNNNNNNNNNNNNNNNNNNNNNNNNNNNNNNNNNNNNNNNNNNNNNNNNNNNNNNNNNNNNNNNNNNNNNNNNNNNNNNNNNNNNNNNNNNNNNNNNNNNNNNNNNNNNNNNNNNNNNNNNNNNNNNNNNNNNNNNNNNNNNNNNNNNNNNNNNNNNNNNNNNNNNNNNNNNNNNNNNNNNNNNNNNNNNNNNNNNNNNNNNNNNNNNNNNNNNNNNNNNNNNNNNNNNNNNNNNNNNNNNNNNNNNNNNNNNNNNNNNNNNNNNNNNNNNNNNNNNNNNNNNNNNNNNNNNNNNNNNNNNNNNNNNNNNNNNNNNNNNNNNNNNNNNNNNNNNNNNNNNNNNNNNNNNNNNNNNNNNNNNNNNNNNNNNNNNNNNNNNNNNNNNNNNNNNNNNNNNNNNNNNNNNNNNNNNNNNNNNNNNNNNNNNNNNNNNNNNNNNNNNNNNNNNNNNNNNNNNNNNNNNNNNNNNNNNNNNNNNNNNNNNNNNNNNNNNNNNNNNNNNNNNNNNNNNNNNNNNNNNNNNNNNNNNNNNNNNNNNNNNNNNNNNNNNNNNNNNNNNNNNNNNNNNNNNNNNNNNNNNNNNNNNNNNNNNNNNNNNNNNNNNNNNNNNNNNNNNNNNNNNNNNNNNNNNNNNNNNNNNNNNNNNNNNNNNNNNNNNNNNNNNNNNNNNNNNNNNNNNNNNNNNNNNNNNNNNNNNNNNNNNNNNNNNNNNNNNNNNNNNNNNNNNNNNNNNNNNNNNNNNNNNNNNNNNNNNNNNNNNNNNNNNNNNNNNNNNNNNNNNNNNNNNNNNNNNNNNNNNNNNNNNNNNNNNNNNNNNNNNNNNNNNNNNNNNNNNNNNNNNNNNNNNNNNNNNNNNNNNNNNNNNNNNNNNNNNNNNNNNNNNNNNNNNNNNNNNNNNNNNNNNNNNNNNNNNNNNNNNNNNNNNNNNNNNNNNNNNNNNNNNNNNNNNNNNNNNNNNNNNNNNNNNNNNNNNNNNNNNNNNNNNNNNNNNNNNNNNNNNNNNNNNNNNNNNNNNNNNNNNNNNNNNNNNNNNNNNNNNNNNNNNNNNNNNNNNNNNNNNNNNNNNNNNNNNNNNNNatatatatatatatttatatatatacatacatatacatgtgtgtgtgtgacatttaatttttcctttttattgggggtgtttttgatattttgtttcaggttaagtttattttttgttcttcaatttttagatttttaccTGATATACAATTTTGATAAGTATTGGTTTTGTTGTTACCTGATATCGGATCTATATATGCTCAACAAGTAAACACTTCTCTTCCCTTTTTTATCTAGGTTTTTTCACTAGTTTGTTGCTATTCAATACTCTTTTTGCTAATCAAGAACAGAGAAGAAGGTTCTCGTGTGTGTATGACATTTAATTGTGCCTTTTTATTTGTGGtgtttttgatgttttgttttAGGTGAAGTTTTGTTTTTTGCTCTTCAATTTTTGGATCTTTATATACGATTTAATGAGTGTAAATATTAGTTGTGTTacctgatatatatatatatatatatatatNCTATTCCTCAGGAATCACATTCAAGATCTTGTTCTGCACCTTCCAGTGGGAATCCAATACACATTGCCATCTACCCTTTTCACATGTTCGCAACTGAGGCATCTAAATCTtcatttttgttcaatttatCATCCATTGGCCTTTGAAGGATTTGATAAGTTAATCAGCCTGGAACTATGTGGAGTCTCAACTTCTTCTGAATTGCTGGAAAGTTTGATATCTCATTGCCCCTTGCTTGAGAAATTGGAGATGTCTATTTTAGAAGATTTAGACATGATTGAAATTAATGCTCCTATGCTAAAAAAATTCAGTTTCACAGGCGATATAAGTTCTATTTGCCTAAAGAATGTCCCTCGTCTGGTAGAAGCATCTCTGATAGGTGATGTTGAGCAGACAGAGAGTCTTGATTTTGCAAAGATTTTCGAGTCTTGTTCTGCTCTTGAGCAACTCATCTTGAACTTCTTAAATTCGGAGGTAAATGTTTCTCCCTGTCTTTATTGTTATACACTTCAATGGATGGAATATCTTTTGGGCTGACTTAATCttgaatttatgtaattttttcttagtTCGTTGCTGAAGAAGGATATAGAGTACCAAGAAGACTTCCAGTAAATCTTAACAATGTCAGGAGATTTGACGTGCCTGACATTTTGCTTGTGGAATCATATAAACTATCGTATACCATATGCTTACTAAGAAGCTTCCCGAATCTTGAATATCTTGAACTGCAGGTTTGTAGtgctttgatatttttttaattttatttagtggTTCTTTGATGTACTTCTTTTATCTTCAAAAATCTGATAGTTGTTTTCTTTCTTAGGTTGTTGACGAAGATGATAGTGATactgatgaagatgaagaatctACTGAAGAATCTCTTCAACCTGAAACTTTGTCAGACCTGACATTTAATCACCTTGTGGAATTTCAGCTTGGAAGCTTTATAGGAGGTACATCCGAGATGCAGTTTATCAAGCATTTGTTAGCCAACTCCCCGGTGTTAGAGATACTGGTAATCAATCGACAGTTTCTAGATGAGGAGCCTCTCGACACAAGAGAAGAAATATTCACTGAGATCTCAAATTCTCCGCGTGCATCACCTAAAGCGGAAATCGTCTACAAAGATTTTAGTTGATCTTGATCTTTGTCTTAGAAGAATCAAATTGACAAGCGATAAAGAGACATTATGTGGTATTATAACTCTCTATTATTACCTTGCTATAACGTCTATTTCGGAACGTGAACATTGCTTGGATGGATGTTTTGATTATGTTTCATTACATTTAAGGATTTCTACATTTACTGTTTGTTCATGAATAAGTTATATATCCAGGGTTTTCTTCAGTTTTTGGAGGGACTGAATCAGTCTCCATATTTActtaatcaaacaaaaatgatGTTGTTTATTCACCCTTTCATAGGAAAAACTTTACCTGCATCGTGtgttttatatcaaatcaataaatgTAGTAGAATGACGGAAGGTTTTATACACAAGCCTTTGTTCATAGGTGTAAATTTTTTGTAGCAAACTATTAAGCAAATAGTCTGACATTGTTGGGGGATTTTAGAGCATCGGAATAGTACTCATGAGTTAATTTTCTTGGATGATCGCTAAActttttagtatattttgttatttgttaaagttatttttgtttctcttttggGGCAAAATTTAAACATCAAATCGTATTCGATTCTTCATTTCCtaataaaagtataagaatTATCTATTTTGAGATATGGTAATTAATTGGAGGACaacacaaaataatttttaaaatatttggtctttcaaaaggatttttcaaaaactaaTTCATTCTTCTAATTGTCATGCAGTTTCTgtttatataatgataataataataattagataCTATAGTTTTAAATTCACTCCATTAACTTTTCCTCTTTAGCCAtcatctttttttgtttcacaTATTCTTAAAATGGTTATTAAtaaactatatatacatatatatatacatacatatatatatatatatatacatacatacatacatacatatatatatatatatatNGTTTGTGATGAGTAGAACTAAAATTGAACTGATGAAATATACAAAACACAATGCATTGTTTGAACACCTAAATTTAGTTATGTAAATCAATTAGCATACAGAACATTCAACTTCATTTTCTAGTTTCTTTTACATTTTAGC includes:
- the LOC107016422 gene encoding F-box/FBD/LRR-repeat protein At1g13570-like, producing the protein LRNHIQDLVLHLPVGIQYTLPSTLFTCSQLRHLNLHFCSIYHPLAFEGFDKLISLELCGVSTSSELLESLISHCPLLEKLEMSILEDLDMIEINAPMLKKFSFTGDISSICLKNVPRLVEASLIGDVEQTESLDFAKIFESCSALEQLILNFLNSEFVAEEGYRVPRRLPVNLNNVRRFDVPDILLVESYKLSYTICLLRSFPNLEYLELQVVDEDDSDTDEDEESTEESLQPETLSDLTFNHLVEFQLGSFIGGTSEMQFIKHLLANSPVLEILVINRQFLDEEPLDTREEIFTEISNSPRASPKAEIVYKDFS